TATCTCAGATTACATTAGTTAATTAATTGAATTTTTCTACTAAATCATTCAAAATTACTTTATCTAAAAAAGGAATTTTGATGTTGAAGAAAGAAATTATTTCAGTTGATCAAATTGGAAGTAACTCGTTAGATATTTATAAATATACAATAGACCAAGGAAATCCCGGTCCCACCGTATATATCCAGGCAAGTGTTCACGGGGCAGAGCTTCAAGGGAACCTTGTAATCAAAAATCTTATCAATACTCTTAAAAGCAAAGTAGTTTTTGGAAAGATTGTTTTAATCCCACTTGCAAATCCATTTGCTTCCTCACAAAAAATTGGAACTTATACTTTTGGCCGCTTTAACCCTGTAACAGGCGACAACTGGAATCGAAATTATCACGATGTTGCAAAGAAAGAAAAAGAAGGGACTATAGGTTACATCGATTTCAAAAAGTTTGTGAACGAAAACCAGTCTAACTCTGTAGAGGAAATCAAATACAACTTCAAATCAACACTAAAAGATACTCTACAAAAATTTAGAGAGACACAAGATAGTTTTGGGATTAGTGACAATAAAGACCTTTTCACAACTCTCCAGCTTCTCGCAAGTGAAGCTGATATCGTTCTAGATCTTCATACAGGACCAATTGCAACTCGCTATCTTTATGCCCCACAGTATTTAAAAGAAAAATCAAAAGACTTGAATTTTCCATTTACACTACTTATAGACCATGAATTTGCAGGAGCAATGGATGAAGCAACTTTCTATCCATGGGTAAGACTTAAAGAAGAACTAGAAATAGCCGGTATAGCGTTTGAAAATACATTTGAATCTTATACAGTTGAACTTGGCAGCGAAGAAATAATTGATTCCAAAGCAGCAGACATCGATACTGCAAATATTCTCAATTTTCTTAAGGCCCGATCTGTCATAAACGAATCTGCGACGATAGACAAAACTGCACAAGTTTTTTGCCATATTTCCGATTACCAAACATATAGAGCAACTAGATCTGGTTTATGTGAATATTTGATCGCTCCAGGTATGTCATTTAAAAAAGGTGACTTATTAATGAGAATTTACCAATTCGACAATCTCGACTTAGAGGTTGAAAAACAGCAACATGATATACTCGCTGTTACGGATGGGATTGTAATTAATCATAATCACTCTTCAAATATCAAGAAAGGAATGGATCTCCTTCAATGCTTCAAAGCTTAAAAAGTGGTAACTAATGAGTAAATTCATAAAATATTTCGTCTTATTTCAAATTATTTCAACAGCAAATTCCGATGACTTTTCGGTAACCCTTTCTGATAGAAAATTAAGCTCTAACACTCTTGTAATTGCTGCTCAAGAAATTCCCCCATATTATTACGGAGTACAAAATGGTGAAGTCCGTGGTGTCTTCTATAAAATTGCGAAGGATGTCTGCAAACAAGAAAAAATAGATTGTCAGTTTTTCACTCTTCCATTTAGAAGAGCACTTCACTACATCGAAAGTGGAAAAATTCACATAACAATGCCCATGGGCCTACTTGAGTCGAGAAAAAAAATCATGACTTTCTCTCCAGAAATTCTTGCTACAGGATATGTTTTTTTTGGAGGAAAAGATGATATCGACAAAATAAATGACCTCACGATGTTCAGCGGTCTAATTGGCGTACACACTAAATCAAGTACAGAGAAAAAATTAAAAAATATTATAAAGGAGCATAACCTCAACCTTGAGATAAAGGAAGAAACAGACGTTCAAGATGTTTTATCTAAACTTGAAAGGAAGCGATACAAATACATATTCGTTAATAAAGATATTGCAAACGATTGGCAAAACAAGGACAGTTCAAGACGAGC
The nucleotide sequence above comes from Bacteriovorax sp. Seq25_V. Encoded proteins:
- a CDS encoding ABC transporter substrate-binding protein — encoded protein: MSKFIKYFVLFQIISTANSDDFSVTLSDRKLSSNTLVIAAQEIPPYYYGVQNGEVRGVFYKIAKDVCKQEKIDCQFFTLPFRRALHYIESGKIHITMPMGLLESRKKIMTFSPEILATGYVFFGGKDDIDKINDLTMFSGLIGVHTKSSTEKKLKNIIKEHNLNLEIKEETDVQDVLSKLERKRYKYIFVNKDIANDWQNKDSSRRAKFKAYDKFLSPVNYHIAYTKNFESKEIQKKLEKFRDGLAKYIKSPLFLKRINGN
- a CDS encoding succinylglutamate desuccinylase/aspartoacylase family protein gives rise to the protein MLKKEIISVDQIGSNSLDIYKYTIDQGNPGPTVYIQASVHGAELQGNLVIKNLINTLKSKVVFGKIVLIPLANPFASSQKIGTYTFGRFNPVTGDNWNRNYHDVAKKEKEGTIGYIDFKKFVNENQSNSVEEIKYNFKSTLKDTLQKFRETQDSFGISDNKDLFTTLQLLASEADIVLDLHTGPIATRYLYAPQYLKEKSKDLNFPFTLLIDHEFAGAMDEATFYPWVRLKEELEIAGIAFENTFESYTVELGSEEIIDSKAADIDTANILNFLKARSVINESATIDKTAQVFCHISDYQTYRATRSGLCEYLIAPGMSFKKGDLLMRIYQFDNLDLEVEKQQHDILAVTDGIVINHNHSSNIKKGMDLLQCFKA